In Bombus pascuorum chromosome 13, iyBomPasc1.1, whole genome shotgun sequence, a single genomic region encodes these proteins:
- the LOC132913465 gene encoding thioredoxin-like protein 1 isoform X2: MCGPCQRIAPIFEQLSIKYPNAVFLKVDVDKCAETAAMQGVSAMPTFIFYRNQTKLGLCQGADPAGLESKIQQFYGSGDSEDSESPVSGHMDLSSFITKAQCECLNESDDHNFLQCLSSDNGYLESECDEQLILSIAFSQAVKVHSLKIKAPKDTGPKNIKLFINQPRTIDFDMADSNTSVQDLTLSPKDIDEGNPISLRYVKFQNVQNIQIFVKDNQSGGETTRIDHLAIFGSPISTTNMGEFKRVNGKKGESH; encoded by the exons at GTGCGGTCCTTGCCAGAGAATTGCACCAATATTTGAgcaattatcaattaaataCCCAAATGCAGTATTTCTTAAAGTCGATGTAGACAAGTGTGCAGAGACTGCTGCAATGCAAGGAGTTAGTGCAATGCccacatttatattttatcgtaacCAAACAAAATTGGGTTTATGTCAAGGAGCTGATCCGGCTGGATTAGAATCAAAAATACAGCAATTTTATGGCAGTGGAGATTCAGAGGATTCTGAGAGTCCAGTGTCTGGACAT ATGGATCTATCTAGTTTCATTACAAAGGCACAATGTGAATGTTTGAATGAATCCGATGATCACAACTTTTTACAATGCTTAAGTTCAGACAATGGGTATTTAGAAAGTGAATGTGATGAACAGCTGATTTTATCTATTGCATTTTCACAAGCAGTTAAAGTGCATTCTTTGAAGATTAAAGCTCCCAAAGATACAGGaccaaaaaatataaaactattcaTTAATCAACCAAGAACTATTGATTTTGACATGGCAGATTCTAATACAAGTGTCCAAGATTTAAC ATTATCACCAAAGGATATTGACGAAGGTAATCCAATTTCCTTGCGTTatgtgaaatttcaaaatgtacagaatatacaaatatttgtaaaagacAATCAAAGTGGTGGTGAAACAACCAGAATCGATCATCTAGCTATATTTGGCTCACCAATTTCAACAACAAACATGGGAGAATTCAAAAGAGTGAATGGAAAGAAAGGGGAGAGTCATTAA
- the LOC132913426 gene encoding mediator of RNA polymerase II transcription subunit 16 isoform X3, whose product MDLLYTVNKKVTPKPFLNQESNQIFSLYEGQSLCSLSSRNIAAFTTTTELDDNNGKTWGSHVYVCDLNMPWHTHKILSNKNIITALEWDLPGDKLVVCDSTGHVQLWMFKDHVLNDWVLIGSTCFVGEHILGAAWFHNGKKTGLVTEKKDSIHYSEKFNHLPFVPSVRQFGGRAAEGVLVVSTTGMVGAVMITKDFQNPICSSTESLGSTRHRITAVDLCYGKNGHILVAISSGNICLPIRCYRVLVRKNDDKCTITSQALPSFFLQDGAPKDNTYTSVTHLKFVVREDADSLVIAVNSDSGGIVEVWELREKSQPVHKLFQPKTLEPFKTVVVWQHQSQYRCQSPITAIATTKLSIVTTLPPPSYVVVALADSSIHCLSRDCLKEVAYSSLNMAWRSEEPNHKYFRNSISITNIDLSWLGCVLLACDTRGNLYAYKLLPDGGPSLTLSYACTLLEYCLVTGLDWLDILLCLRSSMIEPLCERLDVSFNRQLQPIQQYHYIQFLCIKISLYRMLVSGQSKAADLSSLLMIHSVATAFKSLLRPSDLISHDKGPAESLAAVINDAITDVDKVLLHLDPKEFTVEPSTLQSLQQLIQWVADLALNLLARLPEQRLQMKSGGYELLKDHKALNTLRELLVIIRIWGLLRPSCLPVFLRSADNLDVLALLFRLLSKLVQPNGDGQTQQVDDGLIEGNKMINVIKYVLRQ is encoded by the exons ATGGATTTACTATatactgtaaataaaaaagtcaCACCAAAACCGTTTCTAAATCAAGAAAG taatcaaatttttagCCTGTATGAGGGACAATCTTTATGCTCATTATCTAGTCGTAACATAGCTGCTTTTACTACAACTACAGAATTAGATGATAACAATGGAAAGACATGGGGATCTCATGTTTATGTTTGCGACTTAAATATGCCTTGGCATACTCACAa gatattatcaaacaaaaatattattactgcATTGGAATGGGATTTACCAGGTGATAAATTAGTTGTTTGTGATTCTACTGGACATGTCCAATTATGGATGTTTAAAGATCATGTTCTTAATGATTGGGTATTAATTGGTTCTACCTGTTTTGTTGGTGAACATATATTAGGCGCAGCTTGGTTTCATAATGGGAAAAAG ACAGGACTTGtgacagaaaaaaaagatagtatTCATTATAGTGagaaatttaatcatttaCCCTTTGTTCCTTCTGTAAGACAGTTTGGTGGTAGAGCAGCAGAAGGCGTATTGGTAGTTTCAACCACTGGCATGGTTGGTGCTGTTATGATCACAAAAGACTTTCAGAATCCTATTTGTTCCTCTACTGAAAGTTTAGGCAGCACAAGGCACAGAATAACAGCAGTTGATTTATGTTATGGgaaaa ATGGCCATATTCTGGTAGCCATAAGTAGTGGAAATATTTGTTTGCCAATCAGGTGTTATAGAGTACTAGTTCGTAAAAATGATGATAAGTGTACCATTACATCACAAGCACTGCCTAGTTTTTTCCTACAGGACGGTGCACCAAAGGACAATACAT aTACAAGTGTAACGCATTTAAAGTTTGTAGTTCGAGAAGATGCAGATTCTTTAGTTATTGCTGTTAATAGCGATAGTGGTGGTATAGTCGAAGTATGGGAATTAAGGGAAAAATCGCAACCTGTTCATAAGTTGTTTCAGCCCAAAACATTAGAACCATTTAAAACTGTAGTG GTATGGCAGCATCAATCGCAATATCGTTGTCAGTCACCAATAACAGCGATAGCGACCACAAAATTATCTATAGTCACCACATTACCTCCCCCAAGTTACGTTGTAGTAGCTTTAGCAGATTCTTCAATACATTGTTTAAGTCGTGATTGCTTAAAAGAAGTAGCTTATTCTTCTCTGAATATGGCATGGCGGTCTGAAGAGCCAAATCATAAGTACTTTAGAAATTCGATTTCAATAACGAACATAGATCTATCTTGGCTAGGTTGTGTACTATTAGCATGTGATACACGTGGAAATTTGTATGCATATAAATTGCTACCTGATGGAG GACCATCATTGACATTAAGTTATGCTTGTACGTTATTAGAATATTGTTTAGTAACAGGATTAGATTGGTTGGATATACTGTTGTGTTTGAGGTCTTCGATGATCGAGCCATTGTGTGAGAGATTagatgtttcttttaatagaCAATTACAGCCAATACAACAGTATCATTATATCCAATTTCTTTGCATCAAAATATCATTGTACAG gATGCTAGTATCAGGACAAAGTAAGGCGGCAGATTTATCGTCGTTGCTTATGATACATTCAGTAGCAACAGCATTTAAGTCATTATTACGTCCATcagatttaatttctcatGATAAGGGACCAGCAGAGAGTTTAGCAGCAGTAATTAATGATGCTATTACTGATGTAGATAAg GTACTTTTACACCTCGATCCCAAAGAATTTACCGTAGAACCAAGTACACTCCAGTCGTTGCAGCAATTAATTCAATGGGTCGCGGATCTAGCTCTGAATCTTTTAGCTCGTCTTCCGGAGCAGCGATTGCAAATGAAATCTGGCGGT TATGAACTCCTGAAGGACCACAAGGCCTTAAATACATTGAGAGAACTGCTCgtaattatacgtatatggGGTTTATTACGTCCTTCGTGTCTTCCAGTATTTCTTCGTAGTGCCGATAATCTTGATGTATTGGCCTTGTTATTCcgtttattatcaaaattggTTCAGCCGAACGGAGATGGCCAAACTCAGCAGGTAGACGATGGTTTAATTG AGGgcaataaaatgataaatgtaataaagtatgTGCTACGACAATGA
- the LOC132913465 gene encoding thioredoxin-like protein 1 isoform X1 gives MGAVRVINDDGQFYGEMASAGAKLVVVDFTATWCGPCQRIAPIFEQLSIKYPNAVFLKVDVDKCAETAAMQGVSAMPTFIFYRNQTKLGLCQGADPAGLESKIQQFYGSGDSEDSESPVSGHMDLSSFITKAQCECLNESDDHNFLQCLSSDNGYLESECDEQLILSIAFSQAVKVHSLKIKAPKDTGPKNIKLFINQPRTIDFDMADSNTSVQDLTLSPKDIDEGNPISLRYVKFQNVQNIQIFVKDNQSGGETTRIDHLAIFGSPISTTNMGEFKRVNGKKGESH, from the exons atggGTGCAGTACGTGTAATCAATGACGATGGCCAATTTTACGGGGAAATGGCTAGTGCAGGTGCAAAATTGGTCGTAGTTGACTTTACGGCAACATG GTGCGGTCCTTGCCAGAGAATTGCACCAATATTTGAgcaattatcaattaaataCCCAAATGCAGTATTTCTTAAAGTCGATGTAGACAAGTGTGCAGAGACTGCTGCAATGCAAGGAGTTAGTGCAATGCccacatttatattttatcgtaacCAAACAAAATTGGGTTTATGTCAAGGAGCTGATCCGGCTGGATTAGAATCAAAAATACAGCAATTTTATGGCAGTGGAGATTCAGAGGATTCTGAGAGTCCAGTGTCTGGACAT ATGGATCTATCTAGTTTCATTACAAAGGCACAATGTGAATGTTTGAATGAATCCGATGATCACAACTTTTTACAATGCTTAAGTTCAGACAATGGGTATTTAGAAAGTGAATGTGATGAACAGCTGATTTTATCTATTGCATTTTCACAAGCAGTTAAAGTGCATTCTTTGAAGATTAAAGCTCCCAAAGATACAGGaccaaaaaatataaaactattcaTTAATCAACCAAGAACTATTGATTTTGACATGGCAGATTCTAATACAAGTGTCCAAGATTTAAC ATTATCACCAAAGGATATTGACGAAGGTAATCCAATTTCCTTGCGTTatgtgaaatttcaaaatgtacagaatatacaaatatttgtaaaagacAATCAAAGTGGTGGTGAAACAACCAGAATCGATCATCTAGCTATATTTGGCTCACCAATTTCAACAACAAACATGGGAGAATTCAAAAGAGTGAATGGAAAGAAAGGGGAGAGTCATTAA
- the LOC132913426 gene encoding mediator of RNA polymerase II transcription subunit 16 isoform X1: MDLLYTVNKKVTPKPFLNQESNQIFSLYEGQSLCSLSSRNIAAFTTTTELDDNNGKTWGSHVYVCDLNMPWHTHKILSNKNIITALEWDLPGDKLVVCDSTGHVQLWMFKDHVLNDWVLIGSTCFVGEHILGAAWFHNGKKTGLVTEKKDSIHYSEKFNHLPFVPSVRQFGGRAAEGVLVVSTTGMVGAVMITKDFQNPICSSTESLGSTRHRITAVDLCYGKNGHILVAISSGNICLPIRCYRVLVRKNDDKCTITSQALPSFFLQDGAPKDNTYTSVTHLKFVVREDADSLVIAVNSDSGGIVEVWELREKSQPVHKLFQPKTLEPFKTVVVWQHQSQYRCQSPITAIATTKLSIVTTLPPPSYVVVALADSSIHCLSRDCLKEVAYSSLNMAWRSEEPNHKYFRNSISITNIDLSWLGCVLLACDTRGNLYAYKLLPDGGPSLTLSYACTLLEYCLVTGLDWLDILLCLRSSMIEPLCERLDVSFNRQLQPIQQYHYIQFLCIKISLYRMLVSGQSKAADLSSLLMIHSVATAFKSLLRPSDLISHDKGPAESLAAVINDAITDVDKVLLHLDPKEFTVEPSTLQSLQQLIQWVADLALNLLARLPEQRLQMKSGGYELLKDHKALNTLRELLVIIRIWGLLRPSCLPVFLRSADNLDVLALLFRLLSKLVQPNGDGQTQQVDDGLIDDCCLLPNQIMIPQLHQGNSITAIATPVLFYQNFPLQLEYGIEPEQLLFVPELNPVEGCMHSGQIVDGIRHLYLGKQPLLVKQCTRCVGKAQVQNMTRTAAIRAWDQRWARVCRCGGIWRIHKTCP, translated from the exons ATGGATTTACTATatactgtaaataaaaaagtcaCACCAAAACCGTTTCTAAATCAAGAAAG taatcaaatttttagCCTGTATGAGGGACAATCTTTATGCTCATTATCTAGTCGTAACATAGCTGCTTTTACTACAACTACAGAATTAGATGATAACAATGGAAAGACATGGGGATCTCATGTTTATGTTTGCGACTTAAATATGCCTTGGCATACTCACAa gatattatcaaacaaaaatattattactgcATTGGAATGGGATTTACCAGGTGATAAATTAGTTGTTTGTGATTCTACTGGACATGTCCAATTATGGATGTTTAAAGATCATGTTCTTAATGATTGGGTATTAATTGGTTCTACCTGTTTTGTTGGTGAACATATATTAGGCGCAGCTTGGTTTCATAATGGGAAAAAG ACAGGACTTGtgacagaaaaaaaagatagtatTCATTATAGTGagaaatttaatcatttaCCCTTTGTTCCTTCTGTAAGACAGTTTGGTGGTAGAGCAGCAGAAGGCGTATTGGTAGTTTCAACCACTGGCATGGTTGGTGCTGTTATGATCACAAAAGACTTTCAGAATCCTATTTGTTCCTCTACTGAAAGTTTAGGCAGCACAAGGCACAGAATAACAGCAGTTGATTTATGTTATGGgaaaa ATGGCCATATTCTGGTAGCCATAAGTAGTGGAAATATTTGTTTGCCAATCAGGTGTTATAGAGTACTAGTTCGTAAAAATGATGATAAGTGTACCATTACATCACAAGCACTGCCTAGTTTTTTCCTACAGGACGGTGCACCAAAGGACAATACAT aTACAAGTGTAACGCATTTAAAGTTTGTAGTTCGAGAAGATGCAGATTCTTTAGTTATTGCTGTTAATAGCGATAGTGGTGGTATAGTCGAAGTATGGGAATTAAGGGAAAAATCGCAACCTGTTCATAAGTTGTTTCAGCCCAAAACATTAGAACCATTTAAAACTGTAGTG GTATGGCAGCATCAATCGCAATATCGTTGTCAGTCACCAATAACAGCGATAGCGACCACAAAATTATCTATAGTCACCACATTACCTCCCCCAAGTTACGTTGTAGTAGCTTTAGCAGATTCTTCAATACATTGTTTAAGTCGTGATTGCTTAAAAGAAGTAGCTTATTCTTCTCTGAATATGGCATGGCGGTCTGAAGAGCCAAATCATAAGTACTTTAGAAATTCGATTTCAATAACGAACATAGATCTATCTTGGCTAGGTTGTGTACTATTAGCATGTGATACACGTGGAAATTTGTATGCATATAAATTGCTACCTGATGGAG GACCATCATTGACATTAAGTTATGCTTGTACGTTATTAGAATATTGTTTAGTAACAGGATTAGATTGGTTGGATATACTGTTGTGTTTGAGGTCTTCGATGATCGAGCCATTGTGTGAGAGATTagatgtttcttttaatagaCAATTACAGCCAATACAACAGTATCATTATATCCAATTTCTTTGCATCAAAATATCATTGTACAG gATGCTAGTATCAGGACAAAGTAAGGCGGCAGATTTATCGTCGTTGCTTATGATACATTCAGTAGCAACAGCATTTAAGTCATTATTACGTCCATcagatttaatttctcatGATAAGGGACCAGCAGAGAGTTTAGCAGCAGTAATTAATGATGCTATTACTGATGTAGATAAg GTACTTTTACACCTCGATCCCAAAGAATTTACCGTAGAACCAAGTACACTCCAGTCGTTGCAGCAATTAATTCAATGGGTCGCGGATCTAGCTCTGAATCTTTTAGCTCGTCTTCCGGAGCAGCGATTGCAAATGAAATCTGGCGGT TATGAACTCCTGAAGGACCACAAGGCCTTAAATACATTGAGAGAACTGCTCgtaattatacgtatatggGGTTTATTACGTCCTTCGTGTCTTCCAGTATTTCTTCGTAGTGCCGATAATCTTGATGTATTGGCCTTGTTATTCcgtttattatcaaaattggTTCAGCCGAACGGAGATGGCCAAACTCAGCAGGTAGACGATGGTTTAATTG ATGATTGTTGCTTGCTACCTAATCAGATTATGATACCACAATTACATCAGGGCAATAGCATAACAGCTATAGCTACACCTGTACTATTTTATCAAAACTTTCCTTTGCAG TTAGAATATGGCATAGAACCTGAACAATTACTATTTGTACCTGAACTCAATCCAGTTGAAGGTTGTATGCATAGTGGTCAGATTGTAGATGGTATTAGGCATTTGTATCTTGGGAAGCAACCACTTCTTGTGAAACAATGTACAAG GTGTGTTGGAAAAGCTCAAGTTCAAAATATGACAAGGACAGCTGCAATTAGAGCATGGGATCAAAGATGGGCACGAGTTTGTCGTTGTGGTGGCATATGGCGAATTCATAAAACTTGTCCCTAA
- the LOC132913426 gene encoding mediator of RNA polymerase II transcription subunit 16 isoform X2 has translation MDLLYTVNKKVTPKPFLNQESLYEGQSLCSLSSRNIAAFTTTTELDDNNGKTWGSHVYVCDLNMPWHTHKILSNKNIITALEWDLPGDKLVVCDSTGHVQLWMFKDHVLNDWVLIGSTCFVGEHILGAAWFHNGKKTGLVTEKKDSIHYSEKFNHLPFVPSVRQFGGRAAEGVLVVSTTGMVGAVMITKDFQNPICSSTESLGSTRHRITAVDLCYGKNGHILVAISSGNICLPIRCYRVLVRKNDDKCTITSQALPSFFLQDGAPKDNTYTSVTHLKFVVREDADSLVIAVNSDSGGIVEVWELREKSQPVHKLFQPKTLEPFKTVVVWQHQSQYRCQSPITAIATTKLSIVTTLPPPSYVVVALADSSIHCLSRDCLKEVAYSSLNMAWRSEEPNHKYFRNSISITNIDLSWLGCVLLACDTRGNLYAYKLLPDGGPSLTLSYACTLLEYCLVTGLDWLDILLCLRSSMIEPLCERLDVSFNRQLQPIQQYHYIQFLCIKISLYRMLVSGQSKAADLSSLLMIHSVATAFKSLLRPSDLISHDKGPAESLAAVINDAITDVDKVLLHLDPKEFTVEPSTLQSLQQLIQWVADLALNLLARLPEQRLQMKSGGYELLKDHKALNTLRELLVIIRIWGLLRPSCLPVFLRSADNLDVLALLFRLLSKLVQPNGDGQTQQVDDGLIDDCCLLPNQIMIPQLHQGNSITAIATPVLFYQNFPLQLEYGIEPEQLLFVPELNPVEGCMHSGQIVDGIRHLYLGKQPLLVKQCTRCVGKAQVQNMTRTAAIRAWDQRWARVCRCGGIWRIHKTCP, from the exons ATGGATTTACTATatactgtaaataaaaaagtcaCACCAAAACCGTTTCTAAATCAAGAAAG CCTGTATGAGGGACAATCTTTATGCTCATTATCTAGTCGTAACATAGCTGCTTTTACTACAACTACAGAATTAGATGATAACAATGGAAAGACATGGGGATCTCATGTTTATGTTTGCGACTTAAATATGCCTTGGCATACTCACAa gatattatcaaacaaaaatattattactgcATTGGAATGGGATTTACCAGGTGATAAATTAGTTGTTTGTGATTCTACTGGACATGTCCAATTATGGATGTTTAAAGATCATGTTCTTAATGATTGGGTATTAATTGGTTCTACCTGTTTTGTTGGTGAACATATATTAGGCGCAGCTTGGTTTCATAATGGGAAAAAG ACAGGACTTGtgacagaaaaaaaagatagtatTCATTATAGTGagaaatttaatcatttaCCCTTTGTTCCTTCTGTAAGACAGTTTGGTGGTAGAGCAGCAGAAGGCGTATTGGTAGTTTCAACCACTGGCATGGTTGGTGCTGTTATGATCACAAAAGACTTTCAGAATCCTATTTGTTCCTCTACTGAAAGTTTAGGCAGCACAAGGCACAGAATAACAGCAGTTGATTTATGTTATGGgaaaa ATGGCCATATTCTGGTAGCCATAAGTAGTGGAAATATTTGTTTGCCAATCAGGTGTTATAGAGTACTAGTTCGTAAAAATGATGATAAGTGTACCATTACATCACAAGCACTGCCTAGTTTTTTCCTACAGGACGGTGCACCAAAGGACAATACAT aTACAAGTGTAACGCATTTAAAGTTTGTAGTTCGAGAAGATGCAGATTCTTTAGTTATTGCTGTTAATAGCGATAGTGGTGGTATAGTCGAAGTATGGGAATTAAGGGAAAAATCGCAACCTGTTCATAAGTTGTTTCAGCCCAAAACATTAGAACCATTTAAAACTGTAGTG GTATGGCAGCATCAATCGCAATATCGTTGTCAGTCACCAATAACAGCGATAGCGACCACAAAATTATCTATAGTCACCACATTACCTCCCCCAAGTTACGTTGTAGTAGCTTTAGCAGATTCTTCAATACATTGTTTAAGTCGTGATTGCTTAAAAGAAGTAGCTTATTCTTCTCTGAATATGGCATGGCGGTCTGAAGAGCCAAATCATAAGTACTTTAGAAATTCGATTTCAATAACGAACATAGATCTATCTTGGCTAGGTTGTGTACTATTAGCATGTGATACACGTGGAAATTTGTATGCATATAAATTGCTACCTGATGGAG GACCATCATTGACATTAAGTTATGCTTGTACGTTATTAGAATATTGTTTAGTAACAGGATTAGATTGGTTGGATATACTGTTGTGTTTGAGGTCTTCGATGATCGAGCCATTGTGTGAGAGATTagatgtttcttttaatagaCAATTACAGCCAATACAACAGTATCATTATATCCAATTTCTTTGCATCAAAATATCATTGTACAG gATGCTAGTATCAGGACAAAGTAAGGCGGCAGATTTATCGTCGTTGCTTATGATACATTCAGTAGCAACAGCATTTAAGTCATTATTACGTCCATcagatttaatttctcatGATAAGGGACCAGCAGAGAGTTTAGCAGCAGTAATTAATGATGCTATTACTGATGTAGATAAg GTACTTTTACACCTCGATCCCAAAGAATTTACCGTAGAACCAAGTACACTCCAGTCGTTGCAGCAATTAATTCAATGGGTCGCGGATCTAGCTCTGAATCTTTTAGCTCGTCTTCCGGAGCAGCGATTGCAAATGAAATCTGGCGGT TATGAACTCCTGAAGGACCACAAGGCCTTAAATACATTGAGAGAACTGCTCgtaattatacgtatatggGGTTTATTACGTCCTTCGTGTCTTCCAGTATTTCTTCGTAGTGCCGATAATCTTGATGTATTGGCCTTGTTATTCcgtttattatcaaaattggTTCAGCCGAACGGAGATGGCCAAACTCAGCAGGTAGACGATGGTTTAATTG ATGATTGTTGCTTGCTACCTAATCAGATTATGATACCACAATTACATCAGGGCAATAGCATAACAGCTATAGCTACACCTGTACTATTTTATCAAAACTTTCCTTTGCAG TTAGAATATGGCATAGAACCTGAACAATTACTATTTGTACCTGAACTCAATCCAGTTGAAGGTTGTATGCATAGTGGTCAGATTGTAGATGGTATTAGGCATTTGTATCTTGGGAAGCAACCACTTCTTGTGAAACAATGTACAAG GTGTGTTGGAAAAGCTCAAGTTCAAAATATGACAAGGACAGCTGCAATTAGAGCATGGGATCAAAGATGGGCACGAGTTTGTCGTTGTGGTGGCATATGGCGAATTCATAAAACTTGTCCCTAA
- the LOC132913456 gene encoding caveolae-associated protein 4-like, translated as MSEKLAAKHTNSVALKKHKLLLNRSESRSCCPYSRPHRLAIFCIITCCIFILYWIILSPLLIGAYHSGKAKNWPSEWFILNWIFAFLIWLFIMLCLLLIWKCFEIKHYDDDVKLQSYGTNDSLKSGTLINTKLDHSQNVKLKDTKQDGPPDDSISDKDKIACDKSNMDISDKSRHNKVKKHKDLPPLVIHRRNSGNEVGRIGTINMEKNVNKDEDIPKSGNDTLKNQRESMKDYLKLVAVTPQDELDTKSPKGSLSPRELFFIDLIREAEKAEQNRTSNPQGTEGNQFFPSDFSLVRKDVNEDKREKQKPTDTPTNKQQEVTYFIADVKSPKREKNEVYLEIEPDQESAKKWCVCLNNEKPILVLQADSKDDSKN; from the coding sequence ATGAGTGAGAAACTTGCGGCAAAACATACAAATTCGGTAGCTTTAAAAAAGCATAAGCTATTGTTAAACAGGAGTGAATCGAGAAGTTGTTGCCCATATTCGAGACCGCATAGATTAGccatattttgtataataacatgctgtatatttatactttattggATCATATTGTCTCCTCTTTTGATCGGTGCTTATCATTCAGGCAAGGCTAAAAATTGGCCCAGTGAATGGTTCATTTTGAATTGGATTTTCGCATTTCTAATTTGGCTTTTCATTATGTTATGCTTGCTTTTAATTTGGAAATGTTTCGAAATTAAACATTATGATGACGATGTTAAACTGCAATCCTATGGTACGAATGATTCTTTGAAATCGGGGACTTTGATTAATACGAAACTTGATCATTCGCAAAATGTAAAACTGAAAGATACAAAACAAGATGGACCTCCGGACGATTCAATTTCtgataaagataaaattgcCTGTGATAAATCAAATATGGATATTTCGGATAAATCTCGGCATAACAAAGTTAAAAAGCATAAAGATCTTCCCCCTCTTGTGATTCATCGTCGTAATTCAGGTAATGAGGTCGGACGTATTGGAACTATAAATATggagaaaaatgttaataaagatGAAGATATACCCAAGTCAGGAAatgatactttaaaaaatcaaagagAATCAATGAAAGATTACTTAAAATTGGTAGCAGTTACACCGCAAGATGAATTGGACACAAAGAGTCCGAAAGGATCTCTTTCTCcaagagaattattttttatcgatctCATAAGAGAAGCTGAGAAAGCTGAACAAAACAGAACAAGTAATCCTCAAGGAACGGAAGGGAACCAATTTTTCCCAAGTGATTTTTCGTTGGTTAGAAAAGATGTTAACGAAGATAAGAGAGAAAAGCAAAAACCAACTGATACTCCAACAAATAAACAGCAAGAAGTAACGTATTTTATCGCGGATGTAAAAAGTccgaaaagggaaaaaaatgAAGTATATTTAGAAATCGAACCAGATCAAGAATCAGCCAAAAAGTGGTGTGTGTGTTTGAATAACGAAAAACCAATCCTTGTATTACAAGCTGATTCCAAGGACGATTCCAAAAATTAA